A stretch of the Mycobacteroides immunogenum genome encodes the following:
- a CDS encoding FtsW/RodA/SpoVE family cell cycle protein produces the protein MTTAPQTAVGPSGRGSGAVAAPPTQSTRRSAELGLLGFAAAITTTALVLVEANLERGLSWDLLGYGFAYLALFALAHMAVRRWAPYADPLLLPCVALLNGLGLVMIHRLDLVHAYNDGNTDQVGDNNATQQMLWTMVGLIALAAVLATLKDHRVLARYGYTFGIVGCVLLAIPALLPTSMSEQYGAKIWIELPFLSIQPAEAAKILLLIFFAAFLMTKRTLFRTAGRNYLGIELPRPRDLGPLLAIWGISVGVMVFEKDLGASLLFYSSFLIVLYVATARISWVLIGLALFTAGSVIAYFLFGHVRVRVQNWWDPFTDPDGAGYQMVQSLFSFATGGIFGTGLGNGQPGTVPAASTDFIIAAIGEELGLVGLAGVLMLYTIVIIRGFRTALAVRDSFGKLLAVGLSAALAMQLFIVVGGVTKLIPQTGLTTPWMSYGGSSLVANYVLLAILLRISHIARRPLSPHAPSSPAAPLADARTELIDRV, from the coding sequence ATGACGACGGCGCCCCAAACCGCGGTAGGACCCAGTGGAAGGGGCAGCGGAGCCGTTGCGGCGCCGCCCACTCAATCAACACGACGCAGCGCGGAGTTGGGGCTCCTCGGCTTCGCTGCCGCCATCACCACCACCGCCCTGGTCCTTGTCGAGGCCAATCTCGAACGCGGGCTGTCCTGGGACTTACTCGGTTACGGCTTTGCCTACCTCGCACTTTTTGCCTTGGCGCACATGGCGGTCCGCCGCTGGGCACCGTACGCGGATCCGCTGCTGCTGCCGTGCGTCGCGCTGCTCAACGGCCTCGGCCTGGTAATGATTCACCGGCTGGACCTGGTACACGCCTACAACGACGGCAACACCGATCAGGTCGGGGACAACAACGCCACACAGCAGATGCTGTGGACCATGGTCGGTCTCATCGCGCTGGCCGCCGTGCTCGCCACTCTCAAAGATCATCGCGTGCTGGCCCGATACGGGTACACCTTCGGCATCGTCGGCTGCGTGCTGCTGGCCATCCCCGCGCTACTGCCCACTTCAATGTCCGAGCAGTACGGCGCCAAGATCTGGATTGAGTTGCCGTTCTTGTCAATTCAGCCCGCCGAGGCAGCCAAGATTCTGCTGCTGATCTTCTTCGCGGCGTTCCTAATGACCAAGCGCACGCTGTTTCGCACCGCCGGCCGCAACTACCTGGGCATCGAACTACCCCGGCCACGCGATCTCGGGCCCTTGCTCGCCATCTGGGGAATCTCGGTGGGCGTCATGGTCTTTGAGAAGGACCTGGGCGCGTCGCTGCTGTTCTATTCGTCGTTTCTCATCGTGCTCTACGTAGCAACCGCCCGAATCAGTTGGGTGCTCATCGGTTTGGCACTCTTCACGGCTGGCAGCGTGATCGCCTACTTCCTGTTCGGGCATGTGCGGGTGCGCGTGCAGAACTGGTGGGATCCGTTCACCGATCCCGACGGTGCCGGTTACCAGATGGTGCAATCGCTGTTCAGCTTCGCCACCGGGGGCATCTTCGGCACCGGCCTGGGTAATGGCCAGCCAGGCACAGTCCCTGCTGCCTCAACGGATTTCATCATCGCGGCGATCGGCGAGGAGCTCGGCCTGGTCGGCTTGGCCGGGGTGCTCATGCTGTACACGATCGTGATCATCCGCGGGTTCCGGACGGCACTCGCGGTGCGCGATAGCTTTGGAAAGCTGCTTGCGGTGGGACTGTCGGCCGCGCTGGCCATGCAGTTGTTCATCGTGGTGGGCGGCGTCACCAAGCTCATCCCGCAGACGGGGCTCACCACTCCGTGGATGTCCTACGGAGGCTCCTCGCTCGTCGCCAACTACGTCCTCCTGGCCATCCTGCTGCGCATCTCACACATCGCTCGCCGGCCGCTGAGCCCGCATGCCCCCTCATCACCCGCCGCGCCGCTGGCCGACGCCCGCACCGAACTGATCGACCGCGTATGA
- a CDS encoding serine/threonine-protein kinase, which translates to MTVRVGETLSGRYRLQRLIATGGMGQVWEGTDSRLGRKVAVKVLKAEFSSDPEFIERFRAEARTVAMLNHPGIASVYDYGETDIDSEGRTAYLVMELIHGEPLNSVLKRTGRLSLRHSLDMLEQTGRALQIAHAAGLVHRDVKPGNILITPTGQVKLTDFGIAKAVDAAPVTQTGMVMGTAQYIAPEQALGHDATPASDVYSLGVVGYEAVSGKRPFSGDGALTVAMKHIKETPSPLPSDLPPNVRELIEITLVKNPQNRYTSGGPFADAVAAVRAGRRPPRPNQAPTISRATPAAIPPATQVRPAVGAPSRVAPPTSRTRQPTGSHRPPPPRRGTFSPGQKALMWAAAVLGIFAIIIAALILLQASEKKNQSPSTPATISGSETPSSPGSASPGALAPANIVALLPDDQPDSIPGTKSP; encoded by the coding sequence ATGACAGTTCGTGTCGGAGAAACGCTCTCGGGTCGCTACCGGTTGCAGCGACTCATCGCCACCGGCGGTATGGGCCAGGTCTGGGAGGGCACCGACAGCCGCCTGGGCCGCAAGGTAGCCGTGAAGGTACTCAAGGCAGAGTTCTCCTCGGATCCCGAGTTCATCGAGCGGTTCCGCGCCGAGGCACGCACGGTCGCGATGCTCAACCACCCCGGGATCGCCAGCGTCTATGACTACGGTGAAACCGATATCGACAGCGAGGGCCGCACGGCCTATCTGGTGATGGAACTGATCCATGGCGAGCCGCTGAACTCGGTGCTCAAACGCACCGGGCGGTTGTCGCTGCGCCACTCCCTGGACATGCTGGAACAGACCGGCCGCGCCTTGCAGATCGCCCACGCGGCAGGTCTGGTGCACCGTGACGTCAAACCGGGCAACATACTGATCACGCCCACCGGCCAGGTGAAGCTCACCGACTTCGGCATCGCCAAGGCTGTTGATGCCGCCCCGGTCACGCAGACCGGCATGGTGATGGGCACCGCCCAGTACATCGCCCCCGAACAGGCGCTGGGCCACGACGCCACCCCCGCCAGCGACGTCTACTCATTGGGAGTCGTTGGCTACGAGGCCGTTTCGGGTAAGCGTCCGTTCTCCGGCGACGGCGCGCTGACGGTCGCGATGAAACACATCAAGGAAACACCGTCGCCGCTGCCCTCTGATCTGCCACCGAACGTGCGCGAGCTCATCGAGATCACCCTCGTGAAAAACCCGCAGAACCGGTACACCAGCGGCGGCCCGTTCGCCGACGCGGTGGCCGCCGTGCGTGCCGGACGGCGCCCGCCGCGACCCAATCAGGCGCCCACCATCAGCCGGGCCACGCCGGCCGCCATCCCGCCCGCCACTCAGGTCCGGCCCGCCGTGGGGGCGCCCAGCCGGGTGGCTCCACCTACCTCGCGGACCCGTCAACCCACGGGCTCGCACCGGCCACCCCCGCCCAGGCGCGGCACCTTCTCACCGGGTCAGAAGGCCCTGATGTGGGCGGCGGCCGTGTTGGGGATCTTCGCGATCATCATCGCCGCGCTCATTCTGTTGCAGGCGAGCGAGAAGAAGAACCAGTCGCCGAGCACCCCGGCAACGATTTCCGGCAGTGAGACACCCTCAAGCCCAGGTTCAGCTTCGCCAGGAGC
- the pbpA gene encoding D,D-transpeptidase PbpA: MNTSIRRVSLAVMGLVVLLLANATITQVFTASGLRADPRNQRILLDEYSRQRGQISASGQLLASSVATDSRFRFLREYADPEVYAPVTGFYSLNYSSTGLERAEDTVLNGSDPRLFGRRLADFFTGRDPRGGSVVTTIRPDVQQAAYDAMHRGCKNGCRGAVVALEPSTGKILAMVSTPSYDPNLLASQDPEKENGAWKQLTEDPAQPMLNRAIAQTYPPGSTFKVITTAAALADGKTVNTEVTASPTIFLPGSNATLENYNRASCGGGDTTSLKEAFARSCNTAFAKLGAEQLKRDKLVKAAQAFGLDRELDSIPLQVATSTVGPMSDDAAVAMSSIGQKDVAMTPLQNAMVAAAVANKGVLMQPHLVDSLKGPDLSNLSTTTPDDIGQAVTPAIANTLTELMIASEQRTAQTGALPGVQIASKTGTAEHGTDPRNTPPHAWYIAFAPAQGTTTDPQTTAVTPKVAIAVLVEDGGDRALAATGGSVAAPIGRQVIAAALQGAS; encoded by the coding sequence ATGAACACGTCGATCCGTCGAGTGTCGCTGGCTGTCATGGGCCTGGTCGTCCTGCTGCTGGCCAATGCCACCATCACCCAGGTGTTCACGGCGTCGGGCCTGCGCGCCGATCCCCGCAATCAGCGCATCCTGCTCGACGAGTACTCGCGCCAACGGGGCCAGATCTCGGCCAGTGGACAGCTGCTGGCCTCCTCGGTGGCCACCGACAGCCGCTTCCGCTTTCTGCGGGAGTACGCGGACCCTGAGGTGTACGCCCCGGTGACCGGGTTCTATTCGCTCAACTACTCAAGCACCGGCCTGGAGCGCGCCGAGGACACCGTGCTCAACGGCTCGGACCCGCGCCTCTTCGGACGGCGCCTCGCGGACTTCTTCACCGGGCGTGACCCACGCGGTGGCAGCGTCGTGACGACCATCCGGCCCGACGTGCAACAGGCCGCGTACGACGCCATGCACCGGGGCTGCAAGAACGGCTGCCGTGGGGCCGTGGTGGCCCTGGAGCCATCCACCGGCAAGATCCTGGCGATGGTCTCCACGCCCTCCTACGATCCCAACCTGCTCGCCAGTCAGGACCCGGAGAAGGAGAACGGGGCCTGGAAGCAGCTGACGGAGGATCCGGCGCAGCCGATGCTCAACCGTGCGATCGCGCAGACCTACCCGCCGGGATCGACCTTCAAGGTGATCACCACCGCGGCGGCATTGGCCGACGGTAAGACCGTCAACACCGAGGTGACCGCGTCTCCGACGATCTTCCTTCCGGGGAGCAACGCAACCTTGGAAAACTACAACCGGGCCTCCTGCGGCGGCGGTGACACCACCTCGTTGAAGGAGGCATTCGCGCGCTCCTGCAACACCGCCTTCGCCAAGCTCGGCGCCGAACAACTCAAGCGCGACAAGCTGGTCAAGGCCGCGCAGGCGTTCGGTCTGGACCGCGAGCTGGACTCCATCCCGCTCCAGGTGGCAACTTCCACCGTCGGCCCCATGTCCGACGACGCCGCCGTCGCCATGTCGAGCATCGGGCAAAAGGATGTCGCCATGACCCCGCTGCAGAACGCGATGGTTGCCGCGGCCGTCGCCAACAAGGGCGTGCTGATGCAGCCGCACCTGGTCGATAGCCTTAAGGGCCCAGACCTTTCGAATTTGTCCACCACCACCCCGGATGACATAGGCCAAGCCGTAACTCCCGCTATCGCGAACACATTGACCGAACTGATGATTGCCTCAGAACAGCGCACCGCACAGACGGGTGCCCTCCCCGGCGTACAGATCGCTTCCAAGACCGGCACTGCCGAGCACGGCACCGATCCACGCAACACCCCGCCGCACGCGTGGTACATCGCGTTCGCGCCGGCTCAGGGCACCACAACGGATCCTCAGACCACGGCGGTCACCCCCAAGGTGGCCATCGCAGTCCTCGTCGAAGACGGCGGCGACCGCGCCCTGGCGGCCACCGGCGGCTCCGTCGCCGCACCCATCGGGCGGCAGGTTATCGCCGCAGCACTACAGGGGGCCTCATGA